The Apium graveolens cultivar Ventura chromosome 11, ASM990537v1, whole genome shotgun sequence genome has a window encoding:
- the LOC141695830 gene encoding agamous-like MADS-box protein AGL29: MDTNMQTENITNKTQRDQRMGTGKKKIEIKRKEKEADRLVAFSKRRKGLFKKAHELHSLTAANVAILVFSPAGKPYIYGVPCFHDTVDNFYYGASCNDAGDDMDEDFREIDDCMSWLGKMDFDACDDLKDLVSVKNDLEIIREKLVKIIGGVGDCN, encoded by the coding sequence ATGGATACAAACATGCAAACAGAGAACATAACAAACAAAACACAAAGAGATCAAAGGATGGGAACAGGAAAGAAGAAGATAGAGATCAAGAGAAAAGAAAAGGAAGCAGACAGACTTGTTGCGTTCTCGAAAAGACGCAAAGGTCTTTTCAAAAAAGCTCATGAACTTCACTCTCTGACCGCTGCCAACGTTGCGATTCTTGTTTTCTCTCCTGCTGGAAAACCATATATTTACGGTGTTCCATGTTTCCATGACACTGTTGACAACTTTTACTATGGTGCTTCTTGTAATGATGCTGGTGATGATATGGATGAAGATTTTCGAGAGATCGATGATTGCATGTCGTGGTTAGGGAAGATGGATTTCGATGCTTGTGATGACTTGAAGGATCTTGTTTCTGTGAAGAATGATTTGGAGATTATTAGGGAGAAGTTGGTTAAAATAATTGGTGGAGTTGGTGATTGTaactag